The sequence cacacaaaaaattatgttgaatggtaaaaatgcagcagctgatggcacaacCCGTTTTTTGTTTTGGGGGTAACTATTTTTGTTTCATGCTGTGCCcacatttatttttatgtttgcagaacataagcaaacaaatatttttttacagtgtatgtacAATTAACAAACTGTTGATGGTTGTTTTGCTGTTTGTTTACAAGTACCAACTACACTAATTGGGTCTACTAAGCTAGCTGTAATAATGGCTAAGTGGTTAACATAAACAAACTTATCCAGGTGTGTTTTGATATAACACCTTAAAAGGTACCCAATGTTGCTTTATTATTAACATACACACGGCTTTTACATCCAGTCATATTGTGGTTAGATGCATACAGCATACTCCCAGCTGCAAACCTCAGTTCCCTAGGGAACCGAATCAGGAACATGCAGGGGTGAGAGGAGAACATGGAGAACATCCACCCCATCCACCACTGATGCCACTTCATCAACAGATGGCTACAAAGAAAATTGCACTTTCCACAAGAGACTGATAGATGCTGTGCACCAACTTGTTTCACATGGAAGGCTTTAAGCATCTTCCCAGAAATTGAGTCAGCTCCGTCTCTTCCTGTAGAAGAGAACTTCTTCCTGCCTCCGTGCTATATCTCCAGTCCAGTCTGTTGTCTAGATGAACACCCTTGAAGTGTCTGTAGGTATCTGCCTCCATCTAAAATAAATGGAAATGGTGTTCAGCACAGTACTGGTGCTCTTCTCCATACTCATCCCCCATGACTCCCACGTCACATGTACCACAAGGTGAATGTTTCCACACCATGCCACAATGAGGTCCACCAGTTCTCTATACTCATCCGTCTACCACTAACACAGTTGATTCAGGATTGCAGAGTCACCTGAAAAATTTGTACTGAAAATCTAAGGTGTACCACGTGAAGAGACCAGTGAGAGTGGAGTCCCCTGTGGTAACCACCCACTCAGACTCACATTCCCTGAGCAGCTCAAACTATGGACTGTCTGTCAGGTAGTCAATCCAGAAAGGTTGTGAAGGCATCTACCTGCATGTTTTAAAGCTTCTCCTCCAAAGGGTTAGATGGATATGACTTGGGTAGAGATGACTTATAGGAACTTACAGGAACAAGTGAGGCTGTCTCCCTCATGAGCCATTGACTGATGTCCCAGACAAAGGACCACATCAGTCAGAACAATGGTTCAACATTTATGGGAAATGCCACTCAGTGATAAAGGCCTTTTGTGCAAGATATGTAAAGCTCCccaaagaaaaacaaactaAATATGTCAAGCTTAATTGTTCTCATCTTCAGCTCCTTCTCTTTGTCCCTTTGCCTGCTGCTTCTTCTTCAGCAGTTTCTTTAGGTCTTTGTGATCTAGCACTTGTTGTTGGGAAGACATTGTACCCACTTCCTCTTGGTGGAGAAATGATTCAAGCTCATGGCTGTGTCCACCTTTATTATTTGGAGGTCAGGGATGGAGGCATTTGAGGCTCAAATATCCTCATGCAGCCTCAGATCATCAATGCTGAGCTTGGGTTCTTACTGGGAAGGAACATTAGGTTCCTTGTATGATGGAGAACAATGAAGGGCTAAACCTTTATATTGCTTTGACTTTTTTAAATTCTTTGTATGTTTCTTTAAATTGTAAAGCATTGTGCATGAGTTGTATGTATGAAAGATGCTCATAACCTGTTTGGCCTATCCTACATTGTTTCTGCTGTGCATTTTTGATGCTGTTGCATAATGACTTGatgcatcactgatgtcatttgTTTCCTTTTAACAGGGAACACATCGAGGAAGCAGCAGGTGGGAGTAGTTACTCTGCTTGCACTCTGCACTTTGTGTTTGGTTACAATGCTGGGGTCAAATCTACAGGACAGTAAGGACGAAATCATAGAAAAACTGAATCTGGAAATTGAACGTACAACACCACAGCCACTTTACACACCAGAACCTCCACCCAAATGTGAAAGAAATGTGTCTGCTTCTAACGTTACAGGGTTTTATGACTTGCCAATTCACATCCAAGACTTCCTGTTTTACCGGCACTGTCGTCATTTCCCAATGTTGCTAAATGTGCCTGATAAGTGTGGCGGTCCACATAATTCCACACACGTGTTTCTTCTGCTGGTCATCAAAAGCTCCCCAGCGAACTATGAACGCCGGGAGGTTCTGCGCAAAACGTGGGCAGCGGAGAGGCTGCAAAATGGCAAATGGATTCGTACAGTGTTTCTGACTGGGACCTCTGGGGAGGGGTATCAAAAGTTGAGACTGAACAAGCTCCTTCAGCTGGAGAATCGAGAGCACCAGGACATTCTGCAATGGGACTACAAGGACTCCTTTTACAACCTCACCCTTAAGCAGGTCCTGTTCATGGAGTGGCTGGAGAGATGGTGTcccaacacacacttcctcctcAATGGAGATGATGACATCTTCGCCAACACAGATAACATGGTGGAATATCTGAAAGGGCTGGATGGTGAGGATGGAAGCAAACACCTGTTTATTGGAAGCTTGGCCTTTTATTTGGGTCCCATTCGAACCAAAAACAGTAAATATTATATCCCGGTCCAGGTGCAGGAGTCAGAAAGGTATCCTCCATACTGCTTGGGGTGTGGATTTCTGCTCTCGCGTTTCACTGCCAGGAACATCTACAACATGTCTCACTCCATCCCCCTGATGCCCATTGATGATGTCTACATAGGCATGTGTCTGGAAAAGGCTGGCCTCAAACCTAAATCACATATGGGCGTGAAGACCTATGTCCCGAGTCTTCCCTCTAAGAACATAGACTCATTTAACCCCTGTTTCTACCATGACATTCTCCTGGTCCACAGGTTCCTTCCATATGAGACTTTTATCATGTGGCAGGAAATCCACAGAGATGATTTAGAATGTTGAAAGGTTCTTTAAGGAGTTACTGCACCATAATAGTCACATGGATGCTTTTTTATCAGAATTATCAGAGCTGTTAGCTTCTATTGTCCTTGACTGCGAC comes from Brachyhypopomus gauderio isolate BG-103 unplaced genomic scaffold, BGAUD_0.2 sc40, whole genome shotgun sequence and encodes:
- the LOC143485850 gene encoding N-acetyllactosaminide beta-1,3-N-acetylglucosaminyltransferase 3-like isoform X2 yields the protein MNVFRQISRNTSRKQQVGVVTLLALCTLCLVTMLGSNLQDRFYDLPIHIQDFLFYRHCRHFPMLLNVPDKCGGPHNSTHVFLLLVIKSSPANYERREVLRKTWAAERLQNGKWIRTVFLTGTSGEGYQKLRLNKLLQLENREHQDILQWDYKDSFYNLTLKQVLFMEWLERWCPNTHFLLNGDDDIFANTDNMVEYLKGLDGEDGSKHLFIGSLAFYLGPIRTKNSKYYIPVQVQESERYPPYCLGCGFLLSRFTARNIYNMSHSIPLMPIDDVYIGMCLEKAGLKPKSHMGVKTYVPSLPSKNIDSFNPCFYHDILLVHRFLPYETFIMWQEIHRDDLEC
- the LOC143485850 gene encoding N-acetyllactosaminide beta-1,3-N-acetylglucosaminyltransferase 3-like isoform X1; its protein translation is MNVFRQISRNTSRKQQVGVVTLLALCTLCLVTMLGSNLQDSKDEIIEKLNLEIERTTPQPLYTPEPPPKCERNVSASNVTGFYDLPIHIQDFLFYRHCRHFPMLLNVPDKCGGPHNSTHVFLLLVIKSSPANYERREVLRKTWAAERLQNGKWIRTVFLTGTSGEGYQKLRLNKLLQLENREHQDILQWDYKDSFYNLTLKQVLFMEWLERWCPNTHFLLNGDDDIFANTDNMVEYLKGLDGEDGSKHLFIGSLAFYLGPIRTKNSKYYIPVQVQESERYPPYCLGCGFLLSRFTARNIYNMSHSIPLMPIDDVYIGMCLEKAGLKPKSHMGVKTYVPSLPSKNIDSFNPCFYHDILLVHRFLPYETFIMWQEIHRDDLEC